In the Bacteroidota bacterium genome, TAGGATTAGCTGTAGTTGCATAACATATTCCTCTTGAAGTTACGCTTGAACCTCCTGAATTGGTAACATTTCCACCACTAGTTGCCGATGAATTAGTGATAGCAGTTACAGCTGTTGAAGTAACAGTTGGAGCTACCAAAGCAGGTGCTGCATAGGTAACATCGGCACCGTAAGCAGTGCCTGCGGCAGATGTTGCAAATGCCCGCACATGATAGGTAGTACCTGGTACTAAGCCACTAATAAAGGCTGAAAAAGGCCCGAGTCCAAATGCAGCAGTGATAGTTGAATTGGCAATGGTTGGGTTAACTGAAGTAGCGTAGCAAAAACCTGCAGCAGTAACTGGATCAGAACCAGCATTGGTTACATTTCCGCTAGCATCCGCCATAGTGGATGAAACATAAGTAACCGTACCCGTAGTAACATAAGGCAAGAAAAGCGTATTGGTTGAAAAAGTTACATCGCTGCCATAAGAAGTTCCAACACTATTTGTTGCAAAAGCTCTTGCATGATAGGTCACACTGTTGGCTAATCCTGTTAAATTAACTGTAAATGCACCGGTACCGGAGCCACTGGTAACTTTAGAACCTGATATGGTTGGATTTGCTTGGGTTGAATAACAAACACCCCGTGAAGTAACAGTCCCTGAACCGGCACTGGTAACATTACCACCACATGTTGCAGTTGTGGAACCAACAGCAGATGGAGTTGCGGTAGTAACGGTCGGAGTTGCTTGTGCCCCTCCCGTTCGGGTTATTGTCACTCCCCTACAAACATTATCCCCTAAACAATTAGCATTGGTATTAATGTGCACTCGAAATGTACCGGCTACAGAAACTGTAGCTGTTAAAGGCTGTGTTGAATAGAGTAATGAGGCATTCGATAAATCTGTAATTGATAAAAAATCAGTTACATTGCTCGAATTAAATGTAAAATTTCCGGTAACAAGCGAAACATCAAAGTAATCACCAGAATAATTACAATTTCCGGTCGGCTGAGTAATTGCTACCGTTTGACCATTTACGGTTGGTCCAACTTGCACTCCGGTGGGATAGTTTGTTGAACCTACACAGCCGGCTATGGTTGTAAAAACAACATCATTTCCATACGATGTTCCCGTATTATTTGCAGCCCAAGCGCGCATATGATAGGTTAAATTCGGAGCCAAACTCGAAACAGTTAATGAAAAAACACCTGAACCACTCCCTGAATTGACCGAATAATTATTTACTGTTGGGTTGGGAGAATTAGACCAACATACTCCGCGCGCAAAAACTGCAGTTGAACCGGCATTGGTAATATTTCCACCACAGGTAACAGAAGTGGAAGTTAACAGCACAGGCTGTGTTGTTGTTAAAGTTGGAGCAGTCCCTCCAATCGAAATTAACCTCACTTCAATGCCATAACCGAGCGAATTAGATGTGCAAGTATTATCATAAAAAAAATGAACATAATAATTAACGCCTCCTGATCCAGTTGGGGTAAAAGTTACATTTGTTCCAGAAAATGCAACTGGTCCATTACCTGAATTTAATCTTAATGTAAAATAACCTCCACCTGGTTCATACATTTGATATGTATTCCCCGGAATAAAACTAACAACTCTAAAATAGTCGCCTGAACTGTTCCATGGATTACCATTCGCTAGTGATATTTGGGTAGGCAACGCAACCGATGCCGGCGCTTGAAAAGTTCCTGTAGGCCAATTTCGAGTTGCATAACATTGGGAAAAAACTTGCGCTTTTATACTAATCATTAAGGCTATTAAGAGAAATATTTTTTTCATTTTATACTATTTTTATGAATACAAAGTTAATTTAAGCTGAAACTGAAAAATTACCGTTTAATAAGTTTTTTACACCTAAGAAAGTATTGGCAAATTCAACAAAAAAGCCTTGCTCAACTCGTGAGCAAGGCCTTTTTGTAATTGGAAAGAATATTTATTTTTTAGAAATCTTTATGCTAGATTGTCCATTAATAGTTAGGTTGTATAAACCTGCTGCTAATTTCTCCAAGTTAATTGAAGTCATAGTTCCTTCTAAATAACCGCTTGCAACAATACTTCCAAGCGGATTAGTTATAGTATATTTTGCATGCTCCAATCCGGTTTTTACACGAACCGAAAGTTCATTGCTAAATGGATTGGGAAATACATTAATCTCATTTGAAGTAGCAATTGCATTTATACCGGTTGGTGGAATTGTTGGAAAATTCGCGTTAAAAGTTAAAGGTGTTGAAGTACGCATCAATGTAATATTATTAGGTGCGTCTAATAAGTTAAAACCACCGGCCATCATCAAATGAAGGTCGAATCTATAGGTTGACGGATAGGTATAATCAAACACAAAATCATATTCCGGTAAGGTACCGTTTGTTCCGGCCGGGATGGGCTGTGGTTGTGCAAAGCTATAATTCCACCAGCCTTGTGCATACACATTTCCGGATGAACCGATATGATTATCCCAAATGGCAACATTCGACAAATAATCAAAATTCATCACAAAACCGGCTACATAAGACGCGGAGAAAGTAGACGAGTTATTAATATAAGGTAAAAACTCAACTATTTCACTTGGCTCTGCTAGGTCGTTGTTGTTTCCATTACTATCGGGATTGTTGTCATCGTCAACATCCATCTGACCTACTGTAAAAGCACGAATAGGAATTGGAATACAACGGGTGTAATATTGATTAGCACCTTCAACAATTACAACTTCTACATAAGCTGTATAACTGGTAAACACACTATACGATACCTGAAACTCAAACTCATCCGTTGACCATGCTTCATTGTGCCAGCCTACGTTGTTTAATCCTGCTGTACTATCCAGAATAGTAATGTTAGGATCTGTAGTTCTTAATTTACACAAACCGCTCACCACAGAAGTTCCGTTGGTTTTGTTGTTGTAGCTTTTAACTTTCATTCTAACAGGTAATCCTGGATTAACCAAGTTATAAGGATTTAAAGGATTGTAATTTAATGTGGCAGGTAATCCGGGTAAGCCTTGTGCGTTGGGAACTACATAGGTGCTATAATATGTAGGCGTGGCATTAGCAGTTGCTAAATCCATAAATGCCATATTGGTTAAATATACTTCGGTACTATTTACACATGGATCTAATGTTGTAAAAGTTAAATCAGCACCATAAGAAGTTCCTACACTATTGGTAGCATAAGCCCTATAGTGGTAGGTCGTACTACCAGACAAACCAAGTAAGTCAACAGAAAAGGCACCGGTACTTCCGCCGGTTGATACAAATGAGTTTGCAATGGTTGGACTAGAAAAGGTGCTATAGCACACACCTCTGCTGGTAATTGCAGAAGTTCCAGCATTGGTAACATTTCCACCCACAGTCGCTGTAAAAAAGCTTACTAGCGGTGAAGCTGCAGTTGTAACAGTTGGTGGTGTTGGGTTAGATGTTACAAATGTAACCTGGCTTCCATAAGTTGTTCCAGCTGTGTTTGTAGCATAAGCACGCACATAATAGGTGCTGTTAGGGTTTAAACCGGTCATATTAGAAACAAAAGATCCTGCACCGGCACCTCCCGAAATAACTGTGTTTGCTAAGGTTGGATTGGTTGTAGTAGCATAGCAAATACCTCGTGAGGTAACAGCCGAACCACCTATGCTGGTTACATTTCCACCGCTATTTGCAGTGGAGGTTGTTACCCCCGTAACTGCAGTTGTTGTAACAGAAGGCAAAGCTTGTGTACTAGTGGTAAAAGTTAGATCGCTACCATAGGAAGTACCAGAAGCATTTGTGGCATAAGCTCTAATATGATAGGTTGTTCCCATAGCTAATCCTGTAAGGTTTGCAGTAAATACTCCTGCACCCGAACCACTCGCAACTGTTGAATTTGCAATTGTTGGATTTGCAGTAGTCGCATAACAAACGCCACGTGCTGTAACAGCACTAGTTCCTGAATTAGTAACATTTCCTCCGCTATTAGCAGTTGAAGCTGTAATAGCTGTTGCTGCTGTAGTGGTAACAGTTGGTATACCTAGCTTTGTCATAGTAGTTGTTCGTGAAACTGCTTCAGTTAGACATGCAGCATTTTTGAATACATGCACGCGATAGGTACCGGCTGCCACTGAAAAAATAACTGGATTCACCCCGCTGGCAATTACTGTGTTGGTTGTAGTCGTTACTGTTAAATAATCGGTTGCAACCGATGAACCTGCCGAAAATGCCCCGGCCACTAAGTTTATTTCATAATATTCTCCGGCATATTGATCAGTAACAATTGTTACCGTTTGTCCATTGGCTGTTGGACCGGCAGTAACGGTTTGAGGATACATGGTGGTGGAAATACATCCGGTTAAAGAACTGGTAGTTGTAAAACTTTGGTCAGCACCATAAGATGTTCCTGCTGTGCTTGTAGCATAGGCTCTCACATGATAAGTTGTACCGGCAGTTAATCCGCTTAAATTGGAGACAAATGAACCGGTTCCTGATCCACCAGCAAGAATTGCATCGGCAGTAGTTGGATTGGCGTTTGTAGAATAGCATACACCACGCGCAGTAACCGTTGCTGAACCGGCACTAGTAACATTTCCTCCACTTGTTGCGGTGGTTGTAGTAATTGCAGTTATAGCCGTTGTTGTTATTGTTGGCGGTGTGCTGGCTGCTCCATTTCTTGTAATCGAAACACCACGGCAAATAGAATTTGTGGTACATACAGAAGATTCAAACACATGAACTCTGTAGGTTCCGGCTGTGGCCGTAAAAGAGAAGGGTTGCACCCCATTAAATAAAATGTTGTTTGAAGCATCAGTAATTGTGAAAATATCGGTTGAGGTGGTAGAATATAAGGTATAGTTGCCAGCGGTTAATGTTACAACAGAAAACTCACCTGAGTAATTACAATTTACGTTAATATCGGTTATTACTACATTTTGACCCGTAGTGGTTGGCCCTGTTATAGTAGTTGAAGGGTATTGAGATGTTGCGATACATCCTGTTCCTGAACTGCTTCCTGTTAAGGTAACAAAATAATCTTCTGTTTCGCCCGATCCAAATGAGGTACATGCATCTGTGGAACCATTTGCAAAGGTGGCAGTTCTTGTTCGAACACGCATTCCGGTTATTCCTGTCGATGCTGTATTTGGAATTGTAATAGAAACGCTATTTACTACTCCTACGGTAGAAGCGGTAGTTACCTGAGTCCATTCATTGGCATCAAAACTTTGGTTTTGGTCATAATCAATCCAAATAGAAATAATTTGGCTTCCACCGGCATCACTAATATTAAAACTATAGGTGCTCCCTTTTGTTAGTGTGCAGGTGTGATTACTTAAACTGTTATATAAAATCCAAGAAGTTCCTCCCGGGCTACATGCTGTTGCTGTGGTATTAAGTGTTGTTCCGGTAATACTAACTCCGTCAATATATCCAACAGTTCCGGAGTTACAATCTACAGTATGAAGTGCTGTGACAGGTGGTGTGCAATATTGCGCTTGTGAGAAATTTTGACAGCCTATTAGTAAGGCAGCTACAAGTAATTTTTTAATCATTTTATTTATTTTGAGTTAGTAGATTTTAAGAAGCTGCGAAATTACCAATTTATTTTTAATGTCAAAAGGTCTAAATCACACTATTTGTAAAGATTTCAGTGCATTTACAATTGTTAAAAAAACATCAATTTACTCTTTTGTCATCATTTGCAAAACCTTAGTAATTACATATCTTTGCAAACTTTTTTTAATTTTTACAATTGATTTATGATAAAAATAACTTTGCCTGATGGGGCGGTGCGGGAATATGAGAACGGAACAACTGCTATGCAAGTTGCGCTTAGTATTAGTGAAGGCTTAGCAAGAAATGTGCTTGCCGCAAAAGTAAACGGTGCTGTCTGGGATGCTTCACGCCCTATTCATGAAGATTCAACTTTAGCTTTATTGACTTGGAATGATGCAGACGGAAAAGCTACCTATTGGCATTCCTCCGCACACATTATGGCGGAAGCCTTAGAGGCATTGTATCCCGGCACTAAATTCGGAATTGGACCTGCTATTGAAAATGGTTTTTATTACGATATTGATTTAGGTGGCAAAGCCTTTACGGCTGATGATTTTAAAAAGATTGAAGATAAAATGCTGGAGTTGGCGCAGCAAAAAAATAAGTTTATTAGAAGCGAAGTTTCTAAAGCCGATGCCATTGTTTATTTCACTGAAAAGCAAGACGAATATAAATTGGATTTGATAAAAGATTTGGAAGATGGAAGCATCACTTTTTATCAACAAGGAAATTTTACCGATTTATGCCGTGGCCCGCACATTCCCGATACCGGATTTATTAAGGCCGCAAAGCTTATGAATATTGCAGGTGCCTACTGGCGTGGCGATGAAAAAAATAAAATGCTTACACGTGTGTATGCCATTACTTTTCCCAAACAAAAAGAGCTTGCGGAATACTTGGTATTACTCGAAGAAGCAAAAAAACGCGACCACCGCAAATTAGGCAAGGAATTAGAGTTATTTACCTTCTCCGAAAAAGTGGGAATGGGCCTTCCTTTGTGGCTTCCAAAAGGTACTGCCTTGCGCGAACGCTTAGAAAACTTTCTGCGCAAAGCACAAGCAAAAGCCGGTTACCAACAAGTAATTACACCGCATATCGGAAATAAAAATTTATACATTACCTCCGGACATTACGAAAAATACGGAGCGGATTCGTTTCAGCCCATTCACACGCCACGCGAGGATGAAGAGTTTTTTTTAAAACCCATGAATTGCCCGCACCATTGCGAAATTTATAAATCCTCCCCAAAATCCTACAAAGATTTGCCGGTTCGATTGGCTGAATTTGGAACGGTGTATCGCTACGAGCAGGCCGGTGAGTTGCATGGTTTAACCCGTGTGAGAGGCTTTACACAAGATGATGCCCATTTGTTTTGCCGTCCCGACCAAGTAAAAGAAGAGTTTTGTAAGGTGATTGATTTGGTGTTGTATGTGTTTAAAGCTTTGGATTTTCAAGACTACACTGCTCAAATTTCATTACGTGATCCAAACAATAAAAGCAAATACATTGGAAGCGACGAAAATTGGGCATTGGCCGAAAGTGCCATTATAGAATCGGCACAGGAAAAGGGTTTAAAAACCACTGTTGAATTAGGGGAAGCAGCCTTTTATGGTCCAAAATTGGATTTTATGGTAAAAGATGCAATTGGTCGCAAATGGCAATTGGGAACTATTCAGGTGGATTACAATTTACCGATTCGTTTTGAATTGGAATATACCGGCAGCGATAACCAAAAACATCGTCCGGTAATGATACACCGTGCCCCATTTGGTTCATTGGAGCGTTTTGTGGCTGTTTTGATTGAGCATTGCGCCGGAAAGTTCCCGCTGTGGTTAAGTCCGGAACAAATAGCTGTGCTTCCGATAAGTGAAAAATACAACGAGGAAGCAAAAAATGTTTTAAATTTGTTAAATAATTACGATATTCGCGGCTTCGTTGACGAAAGGAACGAGAAAATTGGCAAAAAAATACGGGATACGGAGTTGAAAAAAATTCCGTTCATGTTGTTGATAGGTGAAAAAGAAATTGCTGATAATACCGTTTCTGTAAGGAAACAAGGCGAAGGAGATTTAGGAAGTTTTAGTATAGAAGGCTTC is a window encoding:
- the thrS gene encoding threonine--tRNA ligase, which translates into the protein MIKITLPDGAVREYENGTTAMQVALSISEGLARNVLAAKVNGAVWDASRPIHEDSTLALLTWNDADGKATYWHSSAHIMAEALEALYPGTKFGIGPAIENGFYYDIDLGGKAFTADDFKKIEDKMLELAQQKNKFIRSEVSKADAIVYFTEKQDEYKLDLIKDLEDGSITFYQQGNFTDLCRGPHIPDTGFIKAAKLMNIAGAYWRGDEKNKMLTRVYAITFPKQKELAEYLVLLEEAKKRDHRKLGKELELFTFSEKVGMGLPLWLPKGTALRERLENFLRKAQAKAGYQQVITPHIGNKNLYITSGHYEKYGADSFQPIHTPREDEEFFLKPMNCPHHCEIYKSSPKSYKDLPVRLAEFGTVYRYEQAGELHGLTRVRGFTQDDAHLFCRPDQVKEEFCKVIDLVLYVFKALDFQDYTAQISLRDPNNKSKYIGSDENWALAESAIIESAQEKGLKTTVELGEAAFYGPKLDFMVKDAIGRKWQLGTIQVDYNLPIRFELEYTGSDNQKHRPVMIHRAPFGSLERFVAVLIEHCAGKFPLWLSPEQIAVLPISEKYNEEAKNVLNLLNNYDIRGFVDERNEKIGKKIRDTELKKIPFMLLIGEKEIADNTVSVRKQGEGDLGSFSIEGFAELMKKELVN
- a CDS encoding T9SS type A sorting domain-containing protein, whose translation is MIKKLLVAALLIGCQNFSQAQYCTPPVTALHTVDCNSGTVGYIDGVSITGTTLNTTATACSPGGTSWILYNSLSNHTCTLTKGSTYSFNISDAGGSQIISIWIDYDQNQSFDANEWTQVTTASTVGVVNSVSITIPNTASTGITGMRVRTRTATFANGSTDACTSFGSGETEDYFVTLTGSSSGTGCIATSQYPSTTITGPTTTGQNVVITDINVNCNYSGEFSVVTLTAGNYTLYSTTSTDIFTITDASNNILFNGVQPFSFTATAGTYRVHVFESSVCTTNSICRGVSITRNGAASTPPTITTTAITAITTTTATSGGNVTSAGSATVTARGVCYSTNANPTTADAILAGGSGTGSFVSNLSGLTAGTTYHVRAYATSTAGTSYGADQSFTTTSSLTGCISTTMYPQTVTAGPTANGQTVTIVTDQYAGEYYEINLVAGAFSAGSSVATDYLTVTTTTNTVIASGVNPVIFSVAAGTYRVHVFKNAACLTEAVSRTTTMTKLGIPTVTTTAATAITASTANSGGNVTNSGTSAVTARGVCYATTANPTIANSTVASGSGAGVFTANLTGLAMGTTYHIRAYATNASGTSYGSDLTFTTSTQALPSVTTTAVTGVTTSTANSGGNVTSIGGSAVTSRGICYATTTNPTLANTVISGGAGAGSFVSNMTGLNPNSTYYVRAYATNTAGTTYGSQVTFVTSNPTPPTVTTAASPLVSFFTATVGGNVTNAGTSAITSRGVCYSTFSSPTIANSFVSTGGSTGAFSVDLLGLSGSTTYHYRAYATNSVGTSYGADLTFTTLDPCVNSTEVYLTNMAFMDLATANATPTYYSTYVVPNAQGLPGLPATLNYNPLNPYNLVNPGLPVRMKVKSYNNKTNGTSVVSGLCKLRTTDPNITILDSTAGLNNVGWHNEAWSTDEFEFQVSYSVFTSYTAYVEVVIVEGANQYYTRCIPIPIRAFTVGQMDVDDDNNPDSNGNNNDLAEPSEIVEFLPYINNSSTFSASYVAGFVMNFDYLSNVAIWDNHIGSSGNVYAQGWWNYSFAQPQPIPAGTNGTLPEYDFVFDYTYPSTYRFDLHLMMAGGFNLLDAPNNITLMRTSTPLTFNANFPTIPPTGINAIATSNEINVFPNPFSNELSVRVKTGLEHAKYTITNPLGSIVASGYLEGTMTSINLEKLAAGLYNLTINGQSSIKISKK
- a CDS encoding T9SS type A sorting domain-containing protein — encoded protein: MKKIFLLIALMISIKAQVFSQCYATRNWPTGTFQAPASVALPTQISLANGNPWNSSGDYFRVVSFIPGNTYQMYEPGGGYFTLRLNSGNGPVAFSGTNVTFTPTGSGGVNYYVHFFYDNTCTSNSLGYGIEVRLISIGGTAPTLTTTQPVLLTSTSVTCGGNITNAGSTAVFARGVCWSNSPNPTVNNYSVNSGSGSGVFSLTVSSLAPNLTYHMRAWAANNTGTSYGNDVVFTTIAGCVGSTNYPTGVQVGPTVNGQTVAITQPTGNCNYSGDYFDVSLVTGNFTFNSSNVTDFLSITDLSNASLLYSTQPLTATVSVAGTFRVHINTNANCLGDNVCRGVTITRTGGAQATPTVTTATPSAVGSTTATCGGNVTSAGSGTVTSRGVCYSTQANPTISGSKVTSGSGTGAFTVNLTGLANSVTYHARAFATNSVGTSYGSDVTFSTNTLFLPYVTTGTVTYVSSTMADASGNVTNAGSDPVTAAGFCYATSVNPTIANSTITAAFGLGPFSAFISGLVPGTTYHVRAFATSAAGTAYGADVTYAAPALVAPTVTSTAVTAITNSSATSGGNVTNSGGSSVTSRGICYATTANPTLADNIVSGGSGTGSYTSSLTGLLPSTNYYVRAYATNAIGTAYGSQVTFTTTSPNAVQDIIANNGIQVYPNPFNTYFNVKVRPNLVHAAYSVFNGTGKIVESGFLEGETTVLHLENIPNGIYNLKIQGEHSIKISKR